In Microscilla marina ATCC 23134, a single window of DNA contains:
- a CDS encoding McrB family protein, which produces MTEKKYPLQTPESSQAEEAPTHYHLTTRNHLYPKNMILYGPPGTGKTYQTVNYALAMIENKSLEELAEEPRADLIKRFNAYKEKLQIAFITFHQSYSYEDFIQGLRPNTNMGTLHFERRDGIFKRMADRARKNFDTFSQQQVFKKRFEDLLNELLIKNIDPETEEIEVYLDSSHRIYQSIIIFEMTDTTLFYKRRTKRDIIKNESKEMNIDTLKNIYEDVTFVKDAINQKYYEAVVQAVRQYEENHKPEKSLQQLQNYVVIIDEINRANISRVFGELITLIESDKRYGSDNGLSVTLPSGENFTVPANLYILGTMNTADRSIALIDTALRRRFVFEAIYPDASLIADKEVKKVFKDLNEKILQEKNSPDYLIGQAFFIGKAMEDLPQVFNYQLIPLLLEYFPNRRDTVLRILQDMALPVEEVNYQIRYKEATD; this is translated from the coding sequence ATGACTGAAAAAAAATACCCTTTGCAAACACCTGAAAGCTCTCAAGCAGAAGAGGCACCCACCCACTATCACCTCACCACAAGAAACCATCTGTACCCCAAAAATATGATCTTGTATGGTCCTCCGGGTACAGGTAAAACCTACCAAACAGTGAACTATGCATTGGCAATGATTGAGAACAAAAGCTTAGAGGAGCTGGCAGAGGAACCCAGGGCTGACCTTATCAAAAGGTTCAATGCGTATAAAGAAAAACTTCAGATTGCTTTCATTACTTTTCACCAAAGCTATAGCTACGAAGATTTTATTCAGGGCTTGCGCCCTAATACCAATATGGGTACCCTGCACTTTGAACGCCGCGATGGTATTTTTAAACGTATGGCAGACCGTGCCCGCAAAAACTTTGACACCTTTAGTCAGCAACAGGTGTTTAAGAAAAGATTTGAAGACTTGCTCAATGAGCTACTCATTAAAAACATAGATCCCGAAACAGAGGAAATTGAAGTGTACCTCGATAGTTCACACCGCATTTATCAGTCTATTATCATTTTTGAGATGACCGACACCACGTTGTTTTACAAGCGACGCACCAAACGCGACATTATCAAAAATGAGTCTAAGGAGATGAATATCGACACCTTGAAAAATATTTATGAAGATGTCACTTTTGTAAAAGACGCCATCAATCAAAAATATTATGAAGCAGTGGTACAAGCAGTAAGGCAATATGAAGAAAACCACAAACCAGAAAAGAGCCTGCAACAACTCCAGAACTACGTGGTGATTATAGATGAAATTAACCGGGCGAATATTTCACGGGTATTTGGCGAACTCATTACCTTGATAGAATCCGACAAACGTTATGGCTCAGACAATGGTTTATCGGTTACCTTGCCTTCCGGCGAAAACTTTACCGTACCCGCCAACTTGTATATTTTGGGCACGATGAACACTGCCGATCGCTCTATTGCCTTGATTGACACAGCTTTGCGCCGAAGGTTTGTGTTTGAAGCCATCTATCCTGATGCTTCTCTGATAGCAGACAAAGAAGTGAAGAAGGTATTCAAAGATTTGAACGAAAAAATTTTACAAGAAAAAAACTCCCCTGATTACCTGATAGGGCAGGCTTTTTTTATAGGCAAGGCAATGGAAGATTTGCCGCAGGTGTTCAATTATCAATTGATCCCTCTCTTGCTGGAGTACTTCCCCAACCGTCGTGATACCGTCTTACGTATTTTGCAAGATATGGCACTGCCTGTAGAGGAGGTAAATTACCAAATAAGGTATAAAGAGGCCACCGACTGA
- a CDS encoding LytR/AlgR family response regulator transcription factor translates to MNCIIVDDEPLAREGMKLNIQELPSLQLIGSFENAMQANDFLSKNEVDLMFLDIQMPEVTGLDFLKTLNLKKPPFVILTTAYPQFALEGYALDVIDYLVKPISMDRFIKAVNKVDYYYKLREQASTDTTPAAANTDKTSDSPVGSDNADIEDYIFIRADRKYMKVFFREINYVEGLKDYVIVYTDTQKIVTAMNIKTIEGQLPSNLFIRVSKSYIINMQHIKAVDNNFVTIKEKEVPIGKAFKDNFLNNIVNKRVLKR, encoded by the coding sequence ATGAATTGTATTATTGTAGATGATGAACCGCTGGCACGGGAAGGAATGAAGTTGAACATACAAGAGTTGCCTTCGCTTCAGCTGATAGGCTCTTTTGAGAATGCGATGCAAGCCAATGATTTTTTATCTAAAAATGAGGTAGACCTCATGTTTTTAGACATTCAAATGCCTGAAGTCACCGGGTTGGATTTTCTGAAAACCCTGAACCTCAAAAAACCTCCCTTTGTGATCTTAACTACGGCTTATCCACAGTTTGCCCTGGAAGGCTACGCCCTCGATGTGATAGACTATCTGGTAAAACCCATTTCTATGGATAGATTTATCAAAGCGGTAAACAAGGTAGATTATTATTACAAACTAAGAGAACAAGCCAGTACTGATACTACTCCTGCTGCTGCCAATACTGACAAAACCTCTGACTCTCCGGTAGGTTCTGACAATGCCGATATAGAAGACTATATTTTTATACGTGCCGACCGAAAATACATGAAGGTGTTTTTTCGCGAAATAAACTATGTGGAGGGGCTCAAAGATTACGTGATTGTGTATACCGATACCCAAAAAATAGTAACGGCAATGAACATCAAAACCATTGAAGGGCAATTGCCTTCTAACCTTTTTATAAGGGTGAGCAAGTCTTACATTATCAACATGCAGCACATCAAAGCAGTAGATAACAACTTTGTGACTATTAAAGAAAAAGAGGTGCCTATTGGTAAAGCGTTCAAAGACAACTTTTTGAATAATATTGTAAACAAACGTGTGCTGAAAAGATAG
- the topA gene encoding type I DNA topoisomerase → MPKNLVIVESPAKAKTIEGYLGKDYSVKSSFGHVRDLPKKDAIDIANGFKPTYVISNDKKQVIAELKKLAKEAETVWLATDDDREGEAISWHLQQALELTEANTKRIVFREITKKAITTAIQSPRTIDIDLVNAQQARRILDRLVGFELSPILWKKIKGGLSAGRVQSVAVRIVVDREREIEKFVPSSSFKLVAEFALEGGKTLVAELPKKLPNQESAREFLEKCVGAIYEIKKLEKKPGKKSPAPPFTTSTLQQEASRKLRYSVSRTMSLAQKLYEAGKITYMRTDSTNLSDDAIQAAKSSIENNYGTQYFKERKYKTKSASAQEAHEAIRPTSFDTQSAGNNRDEEKLYELIWKRAIASQMADAQLERTTATIGIDPVVYNQTANPPAQVPDLQAKGEIITFDGFLKVYIESTDNDDDDEEENALTKGMLPPLTVGQLLNLDQMSATERFTKHPPRYTEASLVKKLEEMGIGRPSTYAPTISTIQKRGYVEKSEREGKQREYQFLQLKSDKITDKTKTETTGAEKGKMFPTDVGILVNDFLTQHFDSIMDYSFTANVEKQFDEISQGKQEWVKMIEGFYGGFHKKVEKSADIDSTTLGKQRLLGEHPKNGKEVWVIFGRYGAYVQVGDNEDEDKQRSSLRKDQRLETVTLEEALELFKLPRNLGEFEGKPMQVNIGRFGPYVRHDSKFVSLGKEDDPYTIEGERAIELILAKRKADAEKFIKSFDEDPDVQVLNGRYGPYIKVGKKNVKIPKDKDPKELTLAECLELAEKTPDKKKKGAAAPKKATTTTAKKTTTKKKPAAKKKPAAKKKTAPKKKDS, encoded by the coding sequence ATGCCAAAAAACTTAGTTATAGTAGAGTCTCCTGCGAAGGCAAAAACAATAGAAGGATACCTGGGTAAAGATTACAGTGTAAAGTCCAGCTTTGGGCACGTGCGCGACTTGCCCAAAAAAGATGCTATAGACATTGCCAATGGTTTCAAACCTACTTATGTTATTTCGAACGATAAAAAGCAAGTGATCGCAGAGTTGAAAAAGCTCGCTAAAGAAGCTGAGACTGTTTGGCTGGCAACGGATGATGACCGTGAGGGGGAAGCCATTTCGTGGCACTTGCAACAAGCCCTGGAACTAACAGAAGCCAACACCAAACGAATTGTTTTTCGTGAGATCACCAAAAAAGCCATTACCACCGCCATACAATCGCCCCGTACTATAGACATAGACCTGGTAAACGCCCAGCAAGCCCGCCGTATTCTCGACCGGCTGGTAGGCTTTGAGCTGTCTCCCATTCTTTGGAAAAAGATCAAAGGAGGTTTGTCTGCTGGCAGGGTGCAATCGGTGGCAGTGCGCATAGTAGTAGACCGGGAACGCGAAATAGAAAAATTTGTACCTTCCTCATCGTTTAAGCTGGTCGCCGAGTTTGCCCTTGAAGGTGGTAAAACCTTGGTGGCAGAATTGCCCAAAAAACTGCCCAATCAGGAAAGTGCCCGTGAGTTTTTAGAGAAATGCGTAGGGGCTATTTATGAGATAAAAAAACTGGAGAAAAAACCCGGCAAAAAATCGCCCGCGCCTCCCTTTACCACCTCTACCCTGCAGCAAGAGGCCAGCCGCAAACTGCGCTATTCGGTATCGCGCACGATGAGCCTTGCCCAAAAGTTATACGAAGCGGGTAAGATTACTTATATGCGTACTGACTCTACCAATTTGTCAGACGACGCCATTCAAGCCGCCAAAAGCTCCATAGAAAACAACTATGGCACGCAATACTTCAAAGAAAGAAAATACAAAACCAAGTCGGCAAGTGCTCAGGAAGCGCACGAAGCCATTCGTCCTACCAGCTTTGACACCCAAAGCGCGGGCAATAACCGGGATGAGGAAAAGCTGTATGAACTGATCTGGAAACGTGCCATTGCCTCACAAATGGCGGATGCCCAACTAGAGCGTACTACAGCCACTATAGGCATAGACCCGGTAGTGTACAATCAAACAGCCAATCCACCCGCCCAGGTACCCGACCTACAGGCAAAAGGGGAGATCATTACTTTTGATGGTTTTCTGAAGGTATACATAGAGTCTACCGACAACGATGACGACGACGAGGAAGAAAATGCACTTACCAAGGGCATGTTGCCTCCTTTGACCGTGGGGCAGTTGCTCAACCTTGATCAAATGTCGGCAACGGAGCGTTTTACCAAGCACCCACCCCGTTATACAGAAGCCAGTTTGGTAAAAAAACTGGAAGAAATGGGCATTGGGCGTCCGTCTACTTATGCACCTACAATTTCTACCATCCAGAAGCGGGGCTACGTAGAGAAAAGCGAACGCGAAGGCAAACAAAGAGAATATCAGTTTTTGCAGCTGAAAAGCGATAAAATTACGGATAAAACCAAAACAGAGACTACCGGAGCCGAAAAAGGAAAGATGTTTCCTACTGATGTAGGCATATTGGTCAACGATTTTCTGACCCAGCATTTCGACAGCATCATGGACTACTCGTTTACAGCCAATGTGGAGAAACAATTTGATGAGATTTCTCAGGGCAAGCAAGAGTGGGTAAAAATGATTGAAGGCTTTTACGGAGGTTTTCACAAAAAAGTAGAAAAGAGTGCCGACATTGACTCGACCACTTTGGGCAAGCAAAGGCTGTTGGGTGAACACCCCAAAAACGGCAAAGAGGTATGGGTGATTTTTGGGCGCTATGGGGCCTATGTGCAAGTAGGCGACAACGAAGACGAAGACAAGCAACGCAGTAGCTTACGCAAAGACCAACGACTGGAGACGGTTACCCTGGAAGAAGCCCTGGAATTGTTTAAGTTGCCGCGCAACCTGGGCGAGTTTGAAGGCAAGCCCATGCAGGTAAACATTGGGCGTTTTGGCCCTTATGTGCGTCACGACAGCAAGTTTGTGTCGTTGGGGAAAGAAGATGACCCCTATACCATAGAAGGCGAGCGTGCCATTGAGTTGATTTTGGCGAAGCGCAAGGCAGATGCCGAAAAGTTTATCAAGTCGTTTGACGAAGACCCCGATGTACAAGTGCTCAATGGACGTTATGGACCTTATATAAAGGTGGGCAAAAAGAATGTAAAAATACCCAAAGACAAAGACCCCAAAGAGCTTACGCTTGCCGAGTGTCTGGAGCTTGCCGAAAAAACCCCTGACAAGAAAAAGAAAGGAGCGGCTGCCCCTAAAAAAGCGACCACTACTACTGCCAAAAAAACAACGACCAAAAAGAAGCCAGCCGCCAAGAAAAAGCCGGCGGCTAAAAAGAAAACAGCGCCTAAGAAAAAGGACAGCTAG
- a CDS encoding aldo/keto reductase, with protein MIKTHELSQGKMPVLGLGTWNSQPGEVYNAVKEAVKMGYRHIDCASIYQNEEEIGKALSELFAEGVVKREDLWITSKLWNNAHAPDDVQLALEKTLKDLRLGYLDLYLIHWPVPIKKDIVMPNTPADFVKPDDLSLTSTWQAMEQLVDKNLVRNIGVSNFNVERLQTLLDHGNIKPAVNQIELHPYLQQPAMLDFCQQAGIYLTAYSPLGSKGRPDGMKAADEPVLLEDGTIGAIAQQHGATPAQVLIAWAIQRETMVIPKSVNPARMKQNLEAASLTLTQKDMQEIATLDRHRRYVDGTFWTTQGSPHTLENLWGEPVAQ; from the coding sequence ATGATCAAAACTCACGAATTATCACAAGGTAAAATGCCCGTATTAGGATTGGGCACCTGGAACTCTCAACCAGGAGAAGTATACAATGCAGTAAAAGAAGCTGTAAAAATGGGATACCGCCATATAGACTGTGCCTCTATTTATCAAAACGAAGAAGAAATAGGCAAGGCGTTGAGCGAATTGTTTGCCGAAGGCGTCGTAAAGCGTGAAGATTTATGGATCACGTCGAAGCTTTGGAACAATGCCCACGCACCCGATGATGTACAACTCGCCCTGGAAAAGACCTTGAAAGATCTTCGGCTTGGTTACCTGGACTTGTACCTGATACATTGGCCTGTGCCGATCAAAAAAGACATTGTGATGCCCAATACACCAGCCGATTTTGTAAAACCAGATGATTTGTCGCTAACCAGCACCTGGCAAGCAATGGAGCAACTGGTAGACAAAAACCTGGTACGCAATATTGGGGTAAGTAATTTTAATGTTGAGCGTTTGCAAACCCTGCTCGACCACGGAAATATAAAGCCTGCGGTCAATCAAATAGAGCTTCACCCTTATTTGCAGCAACCAGCAATGCTTGACTTTTGCCAGCAAGCCGGTATTTACCTGACTGCTTATTCGCCACTGGGCTCTAAAGGTCGCCCGGATGGAATGAAGGCAGCCGATGAACCTGTGTTGCTCGAAGATGGTACCATAGGTGCTATAGCTCAACAACACGGCGCTACTCCAGCGCAAGTGCTCATTGCCTGGGCAATTCAACGGGAAACGATGGTCATACCCAAGTCGGTAAACCCTGCCCGAATGAAACAAAACCTGGAAGCGGCTTCATTGACATTGACCCAAAAAGACATGCAAGAAATTGCTACGCTTGACCGTCATCGTCGCTATGTAGACGGCACATTCTGGACTACCCAAGGCAGTCCACATACTTTGGAAAACCTTTGGGGTGAACCCGTAGCACAATAA
- a CDS encoding sensor histidine kinase: protein MEENNFSDKLNRYFYTFFSDKYRITHHFLFWIAYLLFHPIFLFDLDNFAQSFSESNLSNELPWLLLHVAIDVAMVYTNLYVLVPTFLMRGQVLQYLIFSALFIGINDLATYLATWLDFTREGDITFVTHSHSAYYIINILFLGTAVSLKFFKTWIKNQQEIRHLERANLETELDFLKTQINPHFLFNTLNNIYVLTRIDAERASKSLLMLSDLMRYQLYDCSKKQVALKDEITYINNLLDLEKIRKTNANIDFKVNGKVNGQMLSPFIFVPFVENAVKHGLNVASNPYIHIEMNVHKEEEALDFVIVNSKKPQPSNQPKDPNSGIGLVNVRRRLELLYPGKHELDIQNDETVFKVTLKLKL from the coding sequence ATGGAGGAGAATAATTTTTCGGATAAACTAAACCGCTACTTTTATACATTTTTTAGTGACAAATATCGCATTACCCATCATTTTTTGTTTTGGATTGCTTATTTGCTGTTCCACCCTATCTTTTTGTTTGATTTAGACAATTTTGCCCAAAGTTTTTCGGAGTCTAACCTGTCGAATGAATTGCCCTGGCTTTTGTTACACGTAGCTATAGACGTGGCCATGGTATATACCAACTTGTATGTGTTGGTGCCTACCTTTTTGATGAGAGGGCAAGTGTTGCAATACCTTATTTTTTCGGCTTTGTTTATTGGCATCAACGATTTGGCCACCTACCTTGCCACTTGGCTGGATTTTACCCGTGAAGGGGACATTACCTTTGTCACTCACTCACACTCGGCTTATTATATTATCAATATTTTGTTTTTGGGCACGGCGGTATCACTTAAGTTTTTTAAGACCTGGATCAAAAACCAACAAGAAATAAGGCATCTGGAGCGTGCCAACCTAGAGACAGAGCTTGATTTTTTGAAAACGCAGATCAACCCTCATTTTTTATTCAATACCCTCAACAATATTTATGTGCTTACCCGTATCGATGCCGAACGAGCGTCTAAGAGCTTGCTTATGTTGTCAGACCTGATGCGTTATCAACTATACGATTGCTCAAAAAAACAAGTGGCATTGAAAGATGAAATTACTTACATCAATAATTTGCTAGACCTGGAAAAAATAAGAAAAACCAACGCAAATATAGATTTTAAAGTCAATGGAAAAGTAAATGGGCAGATGCTTTCTCCGTTTATTTTTGTACCTTTCGTAGAAAATGCCGTCAAACATGGGTTAAATGTGGCAAGCAATCCGTACATCCATATAGAAATGAATGTGCACAAAGAAGAAGAAGCCCTCGATTTTGTGATTGTAAACTCTAAAAAGCCACAACCAAGCAACCAGCCCAAAGACCCTAACAGTGGCATTGGATTGGTCAATGTGCGTAGAAGGTTAGAACTGCTTTACCCTGGTAAACACGAGTTAGACATTCAAAACGACGAAACCGTTTTTAAAGTGACTTTAAAATTGAAATTATGA
- the dnaN gene encoding DNA polymerase III subunit beta — MKFSVSSALLQRQLSAISGVIMSSPVVPILENFLFVLEDGKLIASASDLQTSITTEIEVDTQDTGSVAVPAKILLDTLKSLPEQPVTFSIDEEHKSVEITSNTGHYKLAGENADEFPKIAQADSKLNIALSSDILGKAIGNTIFATSNDELRPAMTGIYIQFKEDHTLFVATDGHRLIRYKREDVVGGGDPMTMIIPKKSLGLLRSTLPNDPVEVHAEFSDSNAFFSFDDIKMVCRLIDERFPDYENAIPTDNPNVLTIDRVSLLNSLKRLAIYANKSTNQIRLKMTAAGTLQIFAEDLDFSNEANEALACEYQGDDLEIGFNAKFVIEMLSNITAKEIKIEMSTPNKAGILKPTEKIDNGDILMLVMPVMLNTYA, encoded by the coding sequence ATGAAGTTTAGCGTCTCTTCTGCATTATTACAACGACAATTATCGGCCATCAGTGGGGTGATCATGTCTAGCCCTGTAGTACCTATTTTAGAAAACTTTCTGTTTGTTTTAGAAGACGGAAAGCTCATTGCAAGCGCCTCTGACCTGCAAACCTCTATTACTACCGAGATTGAGGTAGATACTCAAGACACAGGGAGCGTAGCAGTGCCTGCCAAAATACTGCTTGACACCCTTAAGAGCCTGCCCGAACAACCTGTCACTTTTAGCATTGACGAAGAGCACAAAAGCGTAGAGATTACCTCTAACACCGGGCACTATAAACTAGCCGGAGAAAACGCAGACGAGTTTCCAAAAATAGCCCAGGCCGACAGCAAACTAAACATTGCCCTGTCGTCCGATATTTTAGGCAAAGCCATTGGCAACACCATCTTTGCCACCAGCAACGACGAGTTGCGTCCGGCAATGACAGGTATTTATATTCAGTTCAAAGAGGACCACACCCTATTTGTTGCTACCGATGGTCACCGTCTCATTCGTTACAAACGCGAAGATGTAGTAGGTGGAGGCGACCCCATGACAATGATTATTCCTAAAAAATCTTTGGGCTTGTTACGCTCTACCCTACCCAACGACCCGGTAGAAGTACACGCTGAATTCAGCGATTCCAATGCTTTCTTTAGCTTTGACGACATCAAGATGGTTTGCCGTTTGATTGATGAGCGTTTCCCCGATTACGAAAACGCCATTCCGACCGACAACCCCAATGTATTGACCATAGATCGGGTAAGTTTGTTGAACTCGCTTAAGCGTCTGGCCATTTATGCCAACAAAAGTACCAACCAAATTCGCCTGAAAATGACGGCGGCAGGCACCTTACAAATATTTGCCGAAGATTTAGATTTCTCAAATGAGGCAAACGAAGCACTTGCCTGTGAGTACCAGGGCGATGACCTTGAGATTGGTTTCAATGCCAAGTTTGTAATAGAAATGTTGAGTAACATTACCGCCAAGGAGATCAAAATAGAAATGTCTACCCCAAACAAAGCAGGGATTTTGAAACCCACCGAAAAAATAGACAACGGCGATATTTTGATGTTGGTAATGCCTGTGATGCTGAATACTTACGCTTAA
- a CDS encoding TonB-dependent receptor, whose translation MKKQICLLLIVLNSCFFSATAQEDTLFSYSRSLYKLSVQDIRSSTSLASGIKESVLETPASTVIITAEDIRQRGYLGIDEIISDLPGFDIINSSGGFGQINAYQRGYRTPYTQRTLIMVNGKVDNHMWTHGAYLSKQYPIKAIDRVEVLYGPASAVYGANAFLGIINIVTKKHQKLERNRLEASVHGGSFNTQGADVHLRGKVGQVSYSSGFRFFYSDEEDLSGRWGYLSNRWYGNRNVWGPLLDITSKRGRKLGTYYNPTSNWGSVNKFNYKNWELGIINWNTTDGFGAQFNADKGQNNSGWSSNSNQYYLEHTQKAQNLTVRSLLLYKHQRIWGDWAEAVADGTNPQYSFVSYTQWNTFNDSWLFTSDWNYSPRKNLQLLTGVKYQLKHLTKSYDVPGYWEGVFSSIAFDNEGPYGAGAGIAYSTDSAYYRPPAPVRVTPNSNRIVTHDVGGYLLGIYDLGKLRFNTGIRFDYNSVYGKVVNPRISVIYRPVSNLALKLNYGEAFQEPAPMLLWGGWSGRLANPDLKPEKVRSLEAGITHKVAGLLQELSLYHAHYQNVIKEEAENAGDRKVIGLEYKLTYVLPNFLGFCKGLKGYLYYTFSDVMSSIRFDHDSQQWQNGHTPLGDIANHKLNLGIHLMLTERLGLNLRSNMVGERSLYTRNALNARGHTLAPHAIFNTNVSYNIDRVTLSVKVNNMFNHHFLQPGVHAADSGDNFSQRSNGFYNSLIPNPGRFFLAEVSIKL comes from the coding sequence ATGAAAAAACAAATTTGCTTATTATTAATTGTGCTCAATAGTTGTTTTTTTAGTGCAACAGCTCAAGAAGATACCCTGTTCAGTTATTCACGCTCGCTTTATAAACTGTCGGTACAAGATATTCGCTCTTCTACTTCGCTTGCTTCTGGTATCAAAGAGTCGGTACTCGAAACCCCGGCATCTACCGTGATTATTACAGCCGAAGATATTAGGCAACGTGGCTACCTGGGCATAGATGAGATCATCAGCGATTTGCCGGGGTTTGATATTATCAATAGTTCTGGTGGTTTTGGACAAATCAATGCTTACCAGCGGGGTTACCGCACACCTTACACACAACGTACGCTTATTATGGTAAACGGCAAGGTAGACAATCACATGTGGACCCACGGAGCTTACTTAAGCAAACAATACCCGATCAAGGCAATAGACCGGGTAGAGGTGTTATACGGACCAGCATCGGCGGTGTATGGAGCCAATGCTTTTTTAGGCATTATCAATATTGTGACCAAAAAACACCAAAAACTTGAACGTAACCGCCTGGAGGCCAGCGTTCACGGGGGGAGCTTTAACACTCAAGGAGCAGATGTACACTTGAGAGGAAAAGTAGGACAAGTGAGTTACAGCAGCGGATTTCGTTTTTTTTACAGCGACGAAGAAGATTTGTCTGGCCGTTGGGGGTATTTGTCTAATCGTTGGTATGGCAACCGCAACGTGTGGGGGCCTTTGCTCGATATTACTTCCAAGCGGGGGCGCAAACTGGGCACTTACTATAACCCTACCAGCAACTGGGGGTCGGTAAACAAGTTTAACTATAAAAACTGGGAATTGGGCATCATCAACTGGAACACTACCGATGGATTTGGGGCGCAATTTAATGCCGACAAAGGACAAAATAACTCCGGATGGAGCAGCAACTCGAACCAATACTACCTGGAGCATACCCAAAAGGCTCAAAACCTGACGGTGAGGTCGTTGTTGTTGTACAAACACCAGCGGATATGGGGCGACTGGGCAGAAGCTGTAGCAGATGGCACCAACCCCCAATACTCTTTTGTGAGTTACACCCAATGGAACACTTTCAACGACAGTTGGTTGTTTACCAGTGACTGGAATTATTCGCCGAGGAAAAACCTGCAATTACTTACTGGGGTGAAGTACCAACTTAAGCACCTGACCAAGTCGTATGATGTGCCGGGGTATTGGGAGGGGGTATTTAGCAGTATCGCCTTTGACAACGAAGGACCTTATGGTGCAGGAGCAGGCATTGCTTATAGCACCGATAGCGCCTATTACCGCCCCCCTGCCCCGGTAAGGGTGACGCCTAACAGTAATAGAATAGTGACCCATGATGTGGGGGGCTACCTGCTGGGTATTTATGATTTGGGCAAGCTCAGGTTCAACACAGGCATTCGCTTTGACTATAACTCGGTATATGGCAAGGTAGTCAATCCCCGGATTTCGGTGATTTACCGCCCGGTGAGCAACCTTGCTCTCAAGCTCAACTATGGGGAAGCTTTTCAGGAACCTGCTCCTATGTTGTTATGGGGAGGCTGGAGCGGCCGACTTGCCAACCCTGACCTAAAGCCCGAAAAAGTACGCAGTCTTGAGGCAGGTATTACCCACAAGGTGGCGGGTTTGCTACAGGAGCTATCGCTGTACCATGCCCACTACCAAAATGTGATCAAAGAAGAAGCTGAAAACGCCGGAGACCGGAAAGTAATCGGACTGGAGTATAAGCTTACCTATGTATTGCCCAATTTTTTGGGGTTTTGCAAAGGGCTCAAGGGCTACCTTTATTATACTTTTAGTGATGTCATGAGTAGCATTAGGTTTGACCACGATAGCCAACAATGGCAAAACGGCCACACTCCGCTAGGCGACATAGCCAACCATAAGTTGAACCTGGGCATACACTTGATGTTAACCGAGCGACTGGGGCTCAACCTAAGGAGCAACATGGTAGGCGAACGCAGTTTGTATACCAGAAACGCCCTCAATGCAAGGGGGCATACCCTGGCGCCCCATGCTATTTTTAATACCAACGTGTCTTATAACATCGACCGGGTCACACTTTCGGTCAAAGTAAATAATATGTTTAATCACCATTTTCTACAACCAGGCGTGCACGCAGCCGATAGTGGCGATAATTTTTCGCAAAGAAGCAATGGATTTTATAACTCGTTGATTCCCAATCCTGGGCGTTTCTTTTTGGCTGAGGTGAGTATAAAACTGTAG